A stretch of Treponema vincentii F0403 DNA encodes these proteins:
- a CDS encoding UvrB/UvrC motif-containing protein, which produces MGKYEERSMICQICGKHGASMLVRQIIDGKAKELYLCRACAKKHHLYSDDRKMHLSLKAIFDGLLPQKGGSGEAAESVRPVVCPDCGTPLSRVKEKKMLGCPRCFFYFRDTVVKLMQESSGEVFYAGRLPAQLETFSETAFSLHRLEEELQKAVENEEYELAAYLRDKIKEQEVST; this is translated from the coding sequence TTGGGTAAATACGAGGAACGCAGCATGATATGTCAGATATGCGGAAAGCACGGCGCTTCTATGCTTGTGCGGCAGATTATAGACGGAAAGGCTAAAGAACTGTATCTTTGCAGGGCGTGCGCTAAAAAGCATCACCTTTATTCCGATGACCGGAAAATGCATCTTTCACTCAAAGCAATTTTTGACGGCCTTTTGCCTCAAAAAGGCGGTTCGGGAGAAGCTGCCGAAAGCGTTCGTCCGGTAGTATGTCCCGACTGCGGAACTCCGCTCAGCCGCGTCAAAGAAAAAAAAATGCTCGGCTGTCCCCGCTGTTTTTTTTATTTCCGTGATACCGTAGTAAAGCTCATGCAAGAAAGTTCCGGCGAAGTTTTCTATGCGGGACGTCTGCCCGCGCAGCTGGAAACATTTTCGGAAACGGCGTTTTCGCTGCACCGCCTTGAAGAAGAACTTCAAAAAGCGGTGGAGAATGAAGAATACGAATTAGCGGCATATCTCCGTGATAAGATAAAAGAACAGGAGGTTTCAACCTAG
- a CDS encoding manganese/iron ABC transporter ATP-binding protein, producing MVIHSLRHAAYSNNGSRNMDGKIEQSVELAVQDVSVAYNNGHVALYDASFTLQKGTITALVGVNGSGKSTLFKTIMGFIKPMSGSVTICGKPIRTAQKQHLLAYVPQSEEVDWSFPVSVWDVVMMGRYGYMNFLRIPSKGDKEMVERSLERVQMLDFKDRQIGELSGGQKKRVFLARALAQQGKIILLDEPFTGVDVKTETAIIELLRELKNDGHLIFVSTHDLGSIPEFCDHVVIINRTVIASGATETTFTAENLIKAFGGALRSIKIDHTDNPEDSSHEIRVFTDDEGALITKQEGKPYLKGIRNTEVSVHSHSEKE from the coding sequence ATGGTGATACATTCGCTGCGGCATGCGGCTTATAGTAATAATGGAAGTAGAAATATGGACGGTAAGATAGAGCAGTCCGTTGAGTTGGCGGTACAGGATGTCAGCGTTGCCTATAATAACGGTCATGTTGCCCTCTACGATGCGTCGTTTACCTTGCAGAAGGGGACGATTACCGCATTGGTCGGCGTAAACGGCAGCGGAAAGTCTACGCTTTTTAAGACCATCATGGGTTTTATTAAACCGATGAGCGGCTCCGTAACCATCTGCGGAAAGCCGATCCGTACAGCACAGAAGCAGCACCTGCTTGCCTACGTGCCGCAGTCGGAAGAGGTGGACTGGTCGTTTCCGGTGAGTGTGTGGGATGTGGTGATGATGGGACGCTACGGCTATATGAATTTTCTCCGCATTCCGAGCAAGGGAGATAAGGAAATGGTCGAACGCAGCCTTGAGCGGGTGCAAATGCTCGATTTTAAAGACCGGCAGATCGGCGAACTTTCCGGCGGGCAAAAAAAGCGAGTGTTCCTTGCACGGGCATTAGCGCAGCAGGGAAAAATCATCTTACTGGACGAACCGTTTACCGGCGTAGATGTTAAAACCGAAACCGCCATCATCGAGCTGCTGCGCGAGCTGAAAAACGACGGGCATTTGATCTTTGTTTCTACCCACGACCTCGGCTCCATCCCGGAATTTTGCGACCATGTAGTGATCATCAACCGAACGGTGATTGCCTCCGGAGCCACGGAAACAACCTTCACTGCCGAGAATCTGATCAAAGCCTTCGGCGGCGCACTGCGGAGTATTAAGATCGATCATACCGATAATCCCGAAGACAGCTCACACGAAATTCGCGTATTTACCGACGACGAAGGCGCTCTGATTACCAAGCAGGAAGGTAAACCCTACCTCAAGGGCATCAGAAACACTGAAGTGTCGGTACATTCGCACAGTGAAAAGGAGTGA
- a CDS encoding phospho-N-acetylmuramoyl-pentapeptide-transferase, producing the protein MLFYLSGLLSSFYGPMRLLQSYLVLISIAFYVGFFLTVFILPRFYARLPKDRGKEFGISPEAAKGKPTGGGVVFITIFVVMIFLLIIPSGTQIAVLMLTWLVMLTGYLDDRSVIPWGEYRKGALDLVLSLITTAVLFHWYFDDSISYWIPFMSQSISVHPAVFFTVSVLILWFSINTTNCTDGVDGLSGTLILMALISLGMVFYFIIGNVKVSEYLLIPHRVDGAQWALICFSLSGVLMGYLWHNAYPSKVMMGDAGSRALGFFIGVLVIISGNPFLLLMTSGMILLNGGAGLVKVALLRFFHIRIFRNIRFPLHDHMRKNLQWSSTQVLIKFLILQLLITLAVFAVLFKIR; encoded by the coding sequence ATGCTTTTTTATTTATCGGGGCTTCTTTCTTCATTTTATGGCCCTATGCGGCTTTTACAGTCATATCTTGTCCTTATTTCAATTGCATTTTACGTTGGATTTTTTTTAACGGTATTTATCTTACCGCGCTTTTATGCCCGTTTGCCGAAAGACAGAGGAAAGGAATTCGGTATCTCTCCTGAGGCGGCAAAGGGAAAGCCGACCGGCGGCGGCGTTGTCTTTATTACGATATTTGTCGTGATGATTTTCCTGCTGATTATTCCTTCCGGTACGCAAATCGCCGTGCTAATGTTAACATGGCTCGTAATGCTCACAGGGTACCTTGACGATCGCTCGGTTATCCCTTGGGGGGAATACCGGAAAGGGGCATTGGATTTAGTGCTGTCGCTGATTACCACAGCAGTGCTTTTTCATTGGTATTTTGACGATTCCATCTCTTATTGGATTCCGTTTATGAGCCAAAGCATTTCAGTACATCCTGCGGTATTTTTTACCGTATCGGTTTTGATTTTATGGTTTTCCATCAATACGACGAATTGTACCGATGGGGTGGACGGACTTTCCGGCACGCTCATTTTAATGGCGCTTATTTCACTCGGTATGGTGTTTTACTTTATTATCGGAAACGTAAAAGTTTCGGAATACCTGCTTATTCCTCATCGTGTGGACGGTGCGCAATGGGCGCTGATATGTTTCAGCCTTTCAGGCGTGCTGATGGGATACCTCTGGCACAATGCCTATCCGAGCAAGGTGATGATGGGGGATGCGGGGTCCCGCGCGCTCGGCTTTTTTATCGGCGTATTGGTTATTATCTCCGGTAATCCCTTCCTGCTGCTGATGACCAGCGGGATGATTTTGCTGAACGGCGGCGCAGGCTTGGTAAAAGTCGCACTGCTGCGTTTTTTCCATATCCGTATTTTTCGGAACATCCGCTTTCCGCTCCATGATCACATGCGGAAAAAC
- a CDS encoding YkgJ family cysteine cluster protein produces MQQSLFWKGGLCFSCGQCSACCRYDPGFVYLSPRDLQNLQTWASLERPVFIQKYCRWVPKGDGYEYLCLKELPNYDCILWNNGCIAYNYRPFQCSSYPFWDYLLENEQRWNANARSCSGINHGKRYSAEEIQDLLDTAKQFPVIRRKKTGESRNFTEN; encoded by the coding sequence TTGCAGCAAAGCTTATTTTGGAAAGGCGGTTTATGCTTTTCATGCGGCCAGTGTTCGGCGTGTTGCCGTTATGATCCGGGATTTGTGTATTTGTCTCCCCGGGATCTTCAAAATTTGCAAACATGGGCGTCGTTGGAACGGCCGGTTTTTATTCAAAAATATTGCCGGTGGGTACCCAAAGGGGACGGATACGAGTATCTTTGCTTAAAAGAACTTCCGAATTATGATTGTATCTTATGGAATAATGGCTGTATTGCATATAATTATCGGCCTTTTCAATGCTCTTCATATCCGTTTTGGGATTATTTACTCGAAAATGAGCAGCGTTGGAATGCAAATGCCCGCAGCTGTTCCGGAATAAATCACGGTAAGCGGTATTCGGCGGAAGAAATTCAAGACTTGCTTGATACTGCAAAACAATTTCCTGTCATTCGACGAAAGAAAACCGGCGAAAGCAGAAATTTCACCGAAAACTAG
- a CDS encoding MBL fold metallo-hydrolase has product MRVHFWGVRGSIATPLSAAQIQAKISAVVQRITEKDITDQDARERFIASLPPWLFGTIGGNTTCVEVETEEGNHIIFDAGTGIRELGINLQNRFDYFDRPQTYHLFFSHFHWDHVQGLPFFGPAYDSRNTVIVYSTRPKMREFLEEQMKWPYFPITMFGKGGFTAKFEFRCIAPDEPYIHIGNTKIGWHRVRHPGGCVAYSIFDNQKKIIFSTDTELRPQDFEKNDANIAFYSDVELLIIDAQYTMTDSIEKIGWGHSTFSLAIDFATSWGIKKLALFHHEPTYNDKKILSIQSSAQHYCDYVGADKLEIFSAVEGIDLYL; this is encoded by the coding sequence ATGCGGGTACATTTTTGGGGCGTTCGCGGTTCGATTGCAACTCCGCTGAGCGCAGCGCAAATTCAAGCGAAAATTTCTGCCGTCGTTCAACGGATAACCGAAAAAGATATTACCGATCAAGATGCACGGGAACGCTTTATCGCCTCATTACCTCCATGGCTTTTCGGTACTATCGGCGGAAATACTACCTGCGTAGAGGTAGAAACCGAAGAGGGAAACCACATTATTTTTGATGCGGGTACCGGTATCCGCGAATTAGGAATTAATTTACAAAACCGGTTTGACTATTTTGACCGGCCGCAAACCTATCATCTCTTTTTTTCCCATTTCCATTGGGATCATGTTCAGGGACTTCCGTTTTTCGGCCCTGCGTATGATTCGCGTAATACTGTTATCGTGTACAGTACCCGCCCTAAAATGCGGGAGTTTTTGGAAGAGCAGATGAAATGGCCGTATTTCCCGATTACGATGTTCGGAAAAGGCGGCTTTACTGCAAAGTTTGAATTCCGTTGCATTGCACCGGATGAACCGTATATTCATATCGGCAATACCAAGATAGGGTGGCATCGGGTGCGTCATCCGGGCGGCTGTGTAGCCTATTCAATTTTCGATAATCAAAAAAAAATAATCTTTTCTACCGATACGGAACTTCGCCCCCAAGATTTTGAAAAAAATGATGCCAATATCGCATTTTATAGTGATGTGGAACTGCTGATTATCGACGCGCAGTACACCATGACCGATTCTATCGAAAAAATAGGTTGGGGGCATTCAACGTTCTCTCTTGCTATTGATTTTGCAACTTCGTGGGGTATTAAAAAATTAGCACTTTTCCATCATGAGCCGACGTATAACGATAAAAAAATCCTTTCGATACAATCGAGTGCTCAGCATTACTGCGATTATGTCGGCGCCGATAAGCTCGAAATATTCAGCGCTGTTGAAGGAATTGATTTATACTTATGA
- a CDS encoding DUF523 domain-containing protein, with protein MLIVSACLAGFPCRYDGKKAINTAVQQLVKEGKAIPVCPEQLGGLPTPRLPAEMKAGKVINSDGNDVTEAFEKGAAVVLEIAKQYGCTDALLKARSPSCGKGRIYDGSFSGILIEGNGKTADLLMRNGITVTTEEE; from the coding sequence ATGCTCATTGTAAGCGCCTGCCTTGCAGGATTCCCCTGTAGGTATGACGGGAAAAAAGCAATCAATACTGCCGTGCAGCAGCTTGTAAAAGAAGGAAAAGCAATACCTGTCTGTCCGGAGCAGCTTGGAGGTTTACCGACACCGCGCTTGCCGGCAGAAATGAAAGCAGGAAAGGTCATCAACAGCGACGGCAACGACGTAACCGAAGCATTTGAAAAAGGCGCCGCCGTAGTGTTAGAAATAGCAAAGCAGTATGGTTGTACAGATGCGCTGCTTAAAGCCCGCTCCCCTTCGTGCGGAAAAGGGCGGATTTACGACGGGTCTTTTTCCGGAATACTAATTGAAGGAAACGGGAAAACGGCGGATCTACTCATGAGGAACGGGATAACCGTAACAACTGAAGAAGAGTAG
- a CDS encoding ATP-dependent Clp protease ATP-binding subunit has translation MHTLSQNLYELLTVFSQQEARRVNADTVEPEHILLALITKKLGRGYRLLENLHVNFLTLQLRLEQNTPIREGEPVRGEIPSSDRVKMLVDTAAAQARIMQREAAGTEHLILAFAQIQESILARFFLQQGIFLDDVQQAIQHLYGTNTQREKQQQEKKKHSVLSEFSRDLTQITREGLLDPVIGREREMRRVMQILSRRSKNNPVLIGEPGVGKTSIVEGLAAAIVNEQVPRSLFGKRVIALDLASVIAGTKYRGQFEERIKRIIKEVSESKNIILFIDELHTLIGTGGSQGALDAANILKPALARGEIQCIGATTLDEYRKYFEKDSALERRFQSVLIKEPTKEETCAILGGLKAKYEQHHHVHYSDETIQKIVELSSRYIPDRFFPDKAIDVMDEAGALKKMDNTELPQNITAIEQRITELAGEKKDLVAMQDYERAAVVRDEVKLLKVQLEKVKMRWLNQENETMLEVAPSDIAETVSLMTDIPLKSVGSDEAKRLAETEKELHKTIIGQDEAIGIIANALRRSRAGIASADRPIGSFLFLGPTGVGKTLLAKALAEFLFGSAEALIRIDMSDYMEKHTVARLVGAPPGYIGFENGGMLTEKIRRNPYSVVLFDEIEKAHPDVFNLLLQVLEEGELRDSLGHTVSFRNTVIILTGNVGTRNLMEEPLGFARVENRTIDYQSMKKSAELEAKKVFSPEFLNRLDSLIVFTPLSEKEIEAIFELELAKLTGRLAAKQLQIRITDEARAYCIKHGYDPLLGARPMRRLLQTEIEDVLAVKIIAGEFTPETTAVIGTDGNVLTIALQNDKQPLLTTITLLPAVSTEPQEG, from the coding sequence ATGCATACTCTTTCACAGAATCTTTATGAATTATTAACGGTGTTTAGCCAACAAGAAGCTCGGCGGGTAAATGCCGATACGGTAGAACCCGAACACATACTGCTTGCGCTCATTACAAAAAAACTGGGGCGCGGATATCGGTTATTGGAGAATCTCCATGTCAATTTTTTAACCTTGCAGCTGCGGTTGGAGCAAAATACGCCGATACGGGAAGGCGAACCGGTGAGGGGAGAAATTCCCTCATCGGATAGGGTAAAGATGCTTGTAGATACGGCTGCCGCCCAAGCCCGGATAATGCAGCGGGAAGCTGCCGGTACGGAGCACCTTATTCTTGCTTTTGCCCAGATACAGGAAAGTATTCTTGCGCGTTTCTTTTTGCAGCAGGGTATTTTTCTGGATGACGTACAGCAGGCCATACAGCACTTGTACGGTACGAATACGCAGCGTGAAAAACAACAGCAGGAAAAAAAGAAACACAGCGTATTATCCGAATTCAGCAGGGATTTAACGCAGATAACCCGCGAAGGTCTCCTTGACCCCGTTATCGGCAGGGAGCGGGAAATGCGCCGTGTTATGCAGATTCTATCCCGCCGCAGCAAGAATAATCCCGTGCTGATCGGAGAACCCGGCGTCGGAAAGACGTCGATTGTTGAAGGACTCGCTGCGGCTATTGTGAATGAACAGGTGCCCCGATCGTTGTTTGGAAAGCGGGTTATTGCGCTCGACCTTGCCTCCGTTATTGCCGGTACCAAGTACCGCGGGCAGTTTGAGGAACGCATCAAGCGCATTATTAAAGAAGTCAGCGAAAGTAAAAATATCATTTTGTTTATCGACGAACTGCATACCCTGATTGGTACCGGCGGATCGCAGGGGGCGCTTGATGCGGCAAATATCTTAAAGCCGGCGCTTGCACGCGGGGAAATACAGTGCATCGGCGCAACGACGCTGGATGAGTACCGTAAGTATTTTGAAAAAGATTCCGCCCTAGAGCGGCGCTTCCAATCGGTGCTGATTAAGGAGCCGACGAAGGAAGAAACGTGCGCAATTCTCGGAGGTCTTAAAGCAAAATACGAGCAGCACCATCATGTGCATTATTCGGACGAAACGATTCAAAAGATTGTGGAACTTTCTTCCCGCTATATTCCGGATCGGTTTTTCCCCGATAAGGCGATCGACGTGATGGACGAGGCCGGTGCTTTAAAGAAAATGGATAATACCGAACTGCCTCAGAATATAACCGCTATCGAACAGCGGATTACGGAGCTTGCCGGTGAAAAGAAAGATTTGGTAGCAATGCAGGATTATGAGCGGGCGGCCGTTGTGCGCGACGAAGTAAAGCTTTTAAAAGTACAGCTGGAAAAGGTTAAGATGCGCTGGCTGAATCAGGAAAATGAAACCATGCTTGAGGTTGCCCCCTCCGATATTGCCGAAACTGTTTCTTTGATGACGGATATTCCGCTCAAAAGTGTCGGTTCCGATGAGGCAAAGCGCCTTGCCGAAACCGAAAAAGAACTGCATAAAACCATCATCGGGCAGGACGAAGCAATCGGTATTATCGCTAATGCGCTGCGCCGTTCCCGTGCGGGAATTGCGTCCGCTGACCGCCCTATCGGTTCATTCCTGTTTTTAGGGCCTACCGGGGTAGGGAAGACGCTGCTGGCAAAGGCGCTCGCCGAATTCCTCTTCGGTTCTGCCGAAGCTCTTATCAGGATCGATATGAGCGATTATATGGAAAAACATACGGTTGCACGGTTAGTCGGAGCACCTCCGGGGTACATCGGTTTTGAAAACGGCGGAATGCTGACGGAAAAAATCAGGCGGAATCCGTATTCCGTTGTTCTCTTCGATGAAATAGAAAAGGCGCATCCCGATGTTTTTAACCTTTTGCTGCAGGTCTTGGAGGAGGGTGAGCTGAGGGATAGCCTCGGCCATACGGTCAGTTTCCGGAATACGGTGATCATCCTTACCGGCAATGTCGGCACCAGAAACTTGATGGAAGAGCCGCTCGGTTTTGCACGGGTAGAAAACCGCACTATCGATTATCAGAGTATGAAAAAGTCCGCCGAGCTGGAAGCTAAAAAGGTATTCAGTCCGGAATTTTTAAACCGGCTCGATTCGCTGATTGTCTTTACCCCGCTTTCCGAAAAAGAGATAGAGGCGATTTTTGAACTGGAGCTTGCTAAATTGACCGGACGCCTCGCTGCGAAACAGCTGCAGATTCGGATTACCGACGAGGCTCGCGCCTATTGCATAAAACACGGCTATGATCCCTTGCTCGGCGCCCGGCCAATGCGCAGGCTTTTGCAAACCGAAATAGAAGACGTGCTTGCCGTTAAAATTATCGCGGGTGAGTTTACCCCCGAAACTACCGCCGTTATCGGTACGGACGGAAACGTACTCACGATTGCCCTTCAAAACGATAAACAGCCGCTATTGACGACCATCACCTTGCTGCCGGCCGTGTCTACGGAACCGCAGGAAGGATAG
- a CDS encoding metal ABC transporter permease — protein sequence MVSTLLIPFQYEYMIKAILVSGFIGGVCALLSCFVVLKGWSLLGDALSHAVVPGVAAAYIIGIPFSVGAFISGMLAALTMGFVKNKTRIREDAVIGIVYTTFFALGVLLISLYPSNISLTTIIMGNILGIADRDIVQTLIIAGGSLIIILLKWKDLRLFSFDPSHARAIGLNTNALHVLLLTLLAVTAIAALQTVGSVLVVAMLVTPGAAAYLLTDRFLKMMGLAALIGTLTASAGAYISYFLNGSAGGCIVTLQFCLFLAILFFAPHHGILAARLSAKRSIQAFFAHATKR from the coding sequence ATGGTTTCGACTTTATTGATTCCTTTTCAGTATGAATACATGATCAAGGCGATTTTGGTGAGCGGATTTATCGGCGGGGTGTGCGCCCTGCTGTCCTGCTTTGTGGTGCTGAAAGGCTGGTCGCTGTTAGGAGATGCGCTTTCCCATGCGGTGGTACCGGGCGTTGCCGCCGCCTACATTATCGGTATTCCCTTTTCGGTCGGCGCCTTTATCAGCGGGATGCTCGCGGCACTTACGATGGGCTTTGTCAAAAATAAGACGAGAATCCGCGAGGATGCAGTCATCGGGATTGTGTATACCACGTTTTTTGCGCTCGGGGTACTGCTGATCTCGCTGTACCCCAGCAACATCAGCCTTACCACAATCATTATGGGCAATATCCTCGGTATTGCCGACCGGGACATTGTCCAAACCCTGATTATTGCAGGCGGCAGCCTTATCATCATCCTTTTAAAATGGAAAGATTTGCGGCTCTTTTCTTTTGACCCGTCGCACGCCCGCGCGATAGGGCTGAACACCAATGCTCTGCACGTGCTGCTGCTGACTCTGCTTGCGGTTACGGCGATTGCGGCGCTGCAAACGGTGGGCAGCGTGCTGGTTGTTGCAATGCTGGTAACCCCGGGAGCTGCCGCCTATCTGTTGACAGACCGCTTCTTAAAGATGATGGGGCTTGCCGCACTGATCGGAACGCTCACCGCTTCGGCAGGAGCATATATCAGCTACTTTCTGAACGGCTCGGCGGGCGGGTGCATTGTTACGCTGCAGTTTTGTTTGTTTTTGGCAATTTTATTCTTTGCACCGCATCACGGCATACTCGCAGCACGGCTCAGTGCAAAACGCTCGATACAAGCGTTTTTTGCACACGCGACAAAAAGGTAA
- a CDS encoding metal ABC transporter permease — translation MTWMNFLEPFTYGFMVKALVIAALVGGVCALISCYLILKGWSLMGDAISHAVLPGIVGAYLLHIPLGIGAFAAGLLNAAATGWIKERSRIHEDSVMGVVFTGLMAVGLILVTKVSSNIHFMHILFGSLLGIETGDMIQAVVCSVVTLVLVIVKRKDILLYLFDKNHAQAVGLNVTFIHYLFLSLTALTIVASLQAAGILLTVAMLIIPGCIAYLLTDRLNRMLVISVCSAVVSSLIGTYVSYYLNGATGACIILTESFFFACAMVFAPKYGMLAHRRAAVKARLKLQKA, via the coding sequence ATGACTTGGATGAATTTTTTGGAACCGTTTACATACGGATTTATGGTAAAGGCGCTGGTGATAGCGGCGCTGGTGGGCGGAGTGTGCGCCCTGATTTCGTGTTATCTGATCTTAAAGGGATGGTCGCTGATGGGGGATGCGATTTCTCATGCGGTGCTGCCGGGGATTGTGGGGGCGTATTTGTTGCATATTCCGCTTGGAATTGGGGCATTCGCGGCGGGCTTACTGAATGCGGCGGCTACGGGGTGGATAAAAGAGCGCAGCCGTATCCATGAAGATTCGGTGATGGGGGTGGTTTTTACCGGGCTGATGGCGGTGGGGCTGATTTTGGTGACAAAGGTGAGTTCCAATATCCATTTTATGCACATCCTGTTCGGCAGTCTCTTAGGGATTGAAACCGGCGATATGATCCAAGCGGTTGTGTGTTCTGTGGTAACGCTGGTGTTGGTGATTGTCAAACGGAAGGATATTCTGCTGTATTTATTTGATAAAAACCATGCGCAGGCGGTGGGGTTGAATGTAACGTTTATCCACTACCTGTTTCTTTCGCTGACTGCGCTGACCATTGTAGCGTCGCTGCAGGCGGCGGGTATTTTGCTGACGGTCGCCATGCTGATTATTCCGGGCTGCATTGCCTACCTGCTGACGGATAGGCTGAACCGGATGCTCGTTATTTCCGTCTGCTCTGCGGTGGTCAGTTCTCTGATCGGAACCTACGTGAGCTATTATCTGAACGGCGCAACCGGCGCGTGCATTATTTTAACGGAGTCGTTCTTTTTTGCTTGCGCGATGGTGTTTGCGCCTAAGTACGGTATGCTGGCTCACCGCCGGGCGGCAGTGAAAGCCCGTTTAAAGCTGCAAAAAGCGTAA
- a CDS encoding metal ABC transporter substrate-binding protein yields the protein MNKKIRWTAVFTAMAVCIIGAAGITGCSKKDNAAVGGTDAMHPKRVVTTFTILQDMAQNIAGDKILVESITKPGAEIHEYEPTPLDIVKAQSADLVLRNGLGLERWFEKFMGNVKDVPSVTLSDGIEPIGIGEGPYNGMPNPHSWMSPKNALIYVENIRKAFVSLDPANADTYNANAAAYSESIKKIDTFLTEKLSEIPESQRWLVTCEGAFSYLIRDCNMKELYLWPVNADEEGSPQQIQKVVDTIRQNNIPVAFSESTISNKPQLQVCKETGAYYGGILYVDSLTYEDGDAPTYLKMLEYNANAIVKGFEDSRR from the coding sequence ATGAACAAGAAAATACGATGGACGGCGGTGTTTACCGCAATGGCGGTGTGTATTATCGGAGCAGCCGGTATTACAGGATGTTCAAAAAAAGATAATGCGGCGGTAGGCGGCACGGATGCAATGCACCCTAAGCGCGTGGTAACAACGTTTACCATTTTGCAGGATATGGCGCAGAATATCGCAGGAGATAAGATACTCGTCGAATCGATTACCAAGCCGGGCGCGGAAATTCACGAGTATGAACCGACACCGCTCGATATTGTCAAGGCTCAGTCTGCGGACTTGGTGCTGCGCAACGGGTTGGGACTTGAGCGCTGGTTTGAAAAGTTTATGGGCAACGTAAAAGATGTACCGAGCGTTACCTTGAGCGACGGGATTGAGCCGATAGGTATCGGAGAAGGGCCGTACAACGGTATGCCGAACCCGCATTCGTGGATGTCCCCGAAAAACGCGCTTATCTATGTAGAAAATATCCGGAAAGCCTTTGTGAGTTTAGACCCTGCCAATGCGGATACCTACAATGCAAATGCGGCGGCTTACAGCGAAAGTATTAAAAAGATCGATACCTTCTTAACCGAAAAGCTTTCGGAAATTCCCGAATCGCAGCGGTGGCTGGTAACCTGCGAAGGCGCTTTTTCGTACCTTATCCGCGACTGCAATATGAAAGAATTGTACCTGTGGCCGGTCAATGCCGATGAGGAAGGCAGCCCGCAGCAAATTCAAAAGGTAGTCGATACCATCCGGCAAAATAATATTCCCGTCGCTTTTTCCGAAAGCACCATCAGCAATAAGCCGCAGCTGCAAGTTTGTAAGGAAACAGGCGCCTATTACGGCGGTATCTTATATGTCGACTCTTTGACGTATGAAGATGGCGATGCGCCGACCTATCTGAAAATGCTTGAATACAATGCAAATGCAATCGTAAAGGGCTTTGAGGATAGCCGCCGTTGA